A stretch of Camelina sativa cultivar DH55 chromosome 18, Cs, whole genome shotgun sequence DNA encodes these proteins:
- the LOC104762248 gene encoding probable receptor-like protein kinase At5g61350 has translation MGGDFRNFSSHVSILFLLIILFAVKSNSTYSPADNYLIDCGSSSETKLSDGRNFKSDQQSVAFLQTDEDIKTSVDSIPITSSNTTSSLPLYLTARIFAGKSTYSFYISRPGRHWIRLHFYPLIHPLHNLTDSVFSVTTDTTVLLHDFSTRDTSSVVFKEYLIYAAEKLSLYFKPHKGSTAFINAVEIVSVPDELVPDSASSVPQAPDFRGLSSFSLQTSHRLNIGGDLISPKIDPLSRTWISDKPYNTFPQGSRNVTVDPSTITYPDGGATALIAPHPVYATAEEMADAQTSQPNFNLSWRMSVDSGHDYFIRLHFCDIVSKSLNDLVFNVFINKLSAISGLDLSSLTNALGTAYYADFVLNASAITNGSILIQVGPTTNLQTGKPNAILNGLEIMKLNNAAGSLDGLFGVDGKYKGPIGGMSSKKLAIAGIGFVMALTALLGVVVLLVRWQRRPKDWQKQNSFSSWLLPLHASHSSYISSKGGSTTSRRMSIFGSKKSKSNGFSSFFSNQGLGRYFPFTELQIATQNFDEKSVIGVGGFGKVYIGEIDGGTQVAIKRGSQGSEQGITEFQTEIQMLSKLRHRHLVSLIGFCDENKEMILVYEYMSNGPLRDHLYGSKENDPIPIPTLSWKQRLEICIGSARGLHYLHTGAAQGIIHRDVKTTNILLDENLVAKVSDFGLSKDAPMEQGHVSTAVKGSFGYLDPEYFRRQQLTDKSDVYSFGVVLFEVLCARPVINPQLPREQVNLAEYAMNLHRKGMLDKIIDPKIVGTISKGSLRKFVEAAEKCLAEYGVDRPGMGDVLWNLEYALQLQEASAQVDLSDDKTTMNIEMDYIPGEEMSRPVP, from the exons ATGGGAGGAGATTTTCGTAATTTCTCCTCCCACGTTtccatcctcttcctcctcatcatcctcttcgCCGTCAAATCCAATTCCACGTACTCTCCAGCCGATAACTACCTCATCGACTGCGGCTCCTCCAGCGAAACAAAACTCTCCGACGGCCGTAACTTCAAATCCGATCAACAATCCGTAGCGTTTCTCCAAACAGACGAAGACATTAAAACCTCCGTCGACTCAATCCCAATCACCTCCTCCAACACAACCTCCTCTCTTCCTTTATACCTAACCGCTCGTATCTTCGCCGGCAAGTCAACTTACTCCTTCTACATCTCACGACCTGGTCGTCACTGGATCCGTCTCCATTTCTACCCTCTCATTCATCCTCTCCACAACCTCACAGACTCTGTCTTCTCCGTCACCACCGACACCACCGTCCTCTTACACGACTTCTCAACCAGAGACACTTCTTCCGTCGTCTTCAAAGAGTATCTCATCTACGCAGCCGAGAAGCTCTCTCTATATTTCAAACCTCACAAAGGCTCAACGGCTTTTATAAACGCCGTTGAGATCGTCTCAGTTCCCGACGAGCTTGTCCCTGACTCTGCTTCCTCTGTTCCTCAAGCTCCTGATTTCAGAGGTTTAAGCAGCTTCTCTCTTCAAACCTCTCATCGTTTAAACATCGGCGGCGATTTGATATCTCCCAAGATTGATCCTCTTTCTCGTACTTGGATCTCTGATAAACCTTACAATACGTTCCCTCAAG GTTCGAGAAATGTCACCGTTGATCCTAGTACCATTACTTATCCTGACGGTGGAGCTACCGCGTTGATCGCTCCTCATCCGGTTTACGCCACGGCAGAGGAAATGGCCGATGCGCAAACCTCGCAACCTAACTTTAATCTCTCGTGGAGAATGAGTGTTGATTCGGGTCATGATTACTTCATCAGGTTACATTTTTGTGACATTGTTAGCAAATCGCTTAACGATCTTGTCTTCAATGTTTTCATCAATAAGCTCTCTGCCATTTCCGGACTCGATCTCTCTTCCTTAACCAACGCTTTAGGCACTGCCTATTACGCGGATTTCGTGCTTAATGCGTCTGCTATCACCAATGGCTCGATTCTGATTCAGGTTGGACCGACTACGAATCTTCAGACGGGTAAACCGAATGCGATTCTTAACGGTTTAGAGATCATGAAGCTGAACAATGCAGCTGGGAGTTTAGATGGGCTTTTCGGAGTTGATGGGAAATACAAAGGGCCTATTGGTGGGATGTCGTCTAAGAAGCTTGCGATTGCGGGTATTGGATTCGTGATGGCGCTAACTGCTTTGTTAGGTGTTGTTGTGTTGCTTGTTAGATGGCAGAGGCGGCCTAAAGACTGGCAAAAACAGAATAGTTTCTCGTCGTGGTTGCTTCCTTTGCACGCAAGTCACTCCAGTTACATCTCGAGTAAAGGCGGGTCCACGACGTCGAGGCGGATGAGTATTTTCGGGTCCAAGAAGAGCAAGAGCAATGGATTCTCTAGCTTCTTCTCTAACCAGGGATTAGGACGGTACTTCCCTTTTACTGAACTGCAGATCGCAACGCAGAACTTTGATGAGAAATCAGTGATTGGAGTTGGAGGATTCGGGAAAGTGTATATAGGAGAAATCGACGGTGGGACACAAGTAGCGATCAAAAGAGGGAGTCAGGGTTCAGAGCAAGGAATCACAGAGTTTCAGACAGAGATCCAGATGTTGTCTAAACTTAGACACAGACATTTAGTGTCTTTAATCGGATTCTGCGACGAGAACAAAGAGATGATTCTCGTCTATGAGTACATGTCAAACGGTCCTCTACGTGACCATCTTTACGGCTCAAAAGAAAATGACCCTATCCCTATACCTACCTTGTCCTGGAAGCAACGTTTAGAGATCTGCATCGGATCAGCGCGTGGGCTTCACTATCTCCACACAGGTGCGGCTCAAGGGATCATTCACCGTGACGTCAAGACCACTAACATTCTCTTGGACGAGAACCTAGTCGCTAAAGTTTCTGACTTTGGACTCTCCAAAGACGCCCCTATGGAACAAGGGCATGTAAGTACCGCGGTGAAGGGTAGTTTTGGGTATTTAGACCCTGAGTACTTCCGAAGACAGCAACTCACTGATAAATCCGATGTGTACTCGTTTGGTGTGGTGTTATTCGAGGTTCTATGCGCGAGGCCAGTGATAAACCCACAGTTACCTAGAGAACAAGTTAACTTAGCAGAGTATGCTATGAATTTGCATAGAAAAGGTATGCTGGATAAAATCATCGACCCGAAAATCGTGGGAACGATTAGTAAAGGATCGTTGAGGAAGTTCGTGGAGGCAGCAGAGAAATGTCTAGCTGAGTATGGTGTTGATCGGCCTGGAATGGGAGATGTGTTGTGGAATCTTGAATATGCTTTGCAGCTTCAAGAAGCGTCCGCTCAAGTTGATTTGTCGGATGATAAGACTACAATGAATATTGAAATGGATTATATCCCCGGCGAGGAAATGTCGCGTCCAGTGCCGTGA
- the LOC104762249 gene encoding pentatricopeptide repeat-containing protein At5g61370, mitochondrial-like isoform X2: MKSTIRSNAFTLLTNTTKLTRYFFSRHLVDQSNHALTELQEVIRIVSSPIGGLDDLEENLNRVSISPSSNLITQVIESCKNETSPRRLLRFFSWSCKSLGSSSLHDKEFNHVLRVLAEKKDHTAIQILLSDIRKQNRAMDKQTFSIVAETLVKIGKEEDAIGIFKILDKFSCPQDSFTVTAIISALCSRGHVKRALGVMHHHKDAISGNELSVYRSLLFGWSIQRNVKEARRVIQDMKSAGIAPDLFCFNSLLTCLCERNVNRNPSGLVPEALNIMLEMKSYKIQPTSISYNILLSCLGRTRRVKESCQILEQMKRSGCDPDTASYYFVVRVLYLTGRFGKGNQIVDEMIERGLRPERKFYYDLIGVLCGVERVNFALQLFEKMKRSSVGGYGAVYDLLIPKLCKGGNFEKGKELWEEAMSLDVTLSCSTDLLDPSVTEVFKPMKKKEVEDTMVDRRALNLKIHARMSKTKPKLKPKPKRRSKKKKNMGY; encoded by the exons ATGAAGTCCACGATCAGATCAAACGCGTTTACGTTGCTAACAAACACTACAAAGCTGACACGTTATTTTTTCTCTCGTCATTTGGTAGATCAATCGAACCATGCATTGACGGAGTTGCAGGAAGTTATTAGGATCGTTTCTTCCCCCATTGGTGGTCTAGATGACCTTGAAGAAAACTTGAACCGG GTTTCCATATCTCCATCATCCAACCTTATTACCCAAGTGATCGAGTCTTGCAAGAACGAGACTTCACCGAGAAGACTGTTGAGGTTTTTCTCCTGGTCGTGTAAAAGCCTAGGTTCTTCTAGTTTACACGACAAGGAATTCAACCATGTCCTCAGAGTTTTGGCTGAGAAGAAAGATCATACAGCTATTCAGATACTCTTATCAGATATCAGGAAGCAGAACCGGGCAATGGACAAGCAAACGTTTAGCATTGTCGCTGAAACTCTGGTTAAGattggtaaagaagaagatgcaataGGTATCTTCAAGATCTTGGACAAGTTTTCATGTCCACAAGATAGCTTCACTGTAACAGCTATTATAAGTGCGCTCTGTTCAAGAGGACATGTGAAGAGAGCATTGGGAGTTATGCATCATCACAAGGATGCAATCTCTGGGAATGAATTGTCTGTGTACAGAAGTCTTTTATTCGGTTGGTCTATACAAAGAAACGTCAAGGAAGCAAGAAGAGTTATACAAGATATGAAATCAGCCGGGATTGCACCTGATTTGTTCTGTTTCAACTCGTTGCTTACATGCCTCTGCGAAAGAAACGTTAACAGAAACCCCTCAGGGCTTGTTCCTGAAGCTTTGAACATTATGTTGGAGATGAAGTCTTACAAAATCCAACCTACATCTATTAGTTACAATATATTGCTCTCCTGTTTGGGAAGGACGAGAAGGGTGAAAGAGTCGTGCCAGATTCTAGAGCAGATGAAGAGATCAGGATGTGATCCTGATACAGCGAGCTACTACTTTGTTGTGAGGGTTTTGTATTTGACAGGAAGGTTTGGTAAAGGCAACCAAATAGTAGACGAGATGATCGAGAGAGGACTGAGACCTGAACGCAAATTCTATTATGATCTTATCGGTGTTCTTTGCGGGGTCGAGCGGGTAAATTTTGCGCTTCAATTgtttgagaagatgaagagaagctCTGTGGGTGGTTATGGTGCGGTTTATGATCTGCTCATACCAAAACTATGTAAAGGAGGAAACTTTGAGAAAGGAAAAGAGCTTTGGGAAGAGGCCATGTCACTTGATGTGACACTTAGTTGCTCTACTGATTTGCTTGATCCATCTGTCACAGAGGTTTTCAAaccaatgaagaagaaagaagtggaGGATACAATGGTGGACCGCCGCGCACTTAACTTGAAGATTCATGCTAGAATGAGCAAAACAAAGCCAAAACTGAAACCGAAACCGAAACGCagaagcaaaaagaagaagaatatggggtattga
- the LOC104762249 gene encoding pentatricopeptide repeat-containing protein At5g61370, mitochondrial-like isoform X3, giving the protein MKSTIRSNAFTLLTNTTKLTRYFFSRHLVDQSNHALTELQEVIRIVSSPIGGLDDLEENLNRVSISPSSNLITQVIESCKNETSPRRLLRFFSWSCKSLGSSSLHDKEFNHVLRVLAEKKDHTAIQILLSDIRKQNRAMDKQTFSIVAETLVKIGKEEDAIGIFKILDKFSCPQDSFTVTAIISALCSRGHVKRALGVMHHHKDAISGNELSVYRSLLFGWSIQRNVKEARRVIQDMKSAGIAPDLFCFNSLLTCLCERNVNRNPSGLVPEALNIMLEMKSYKIQPTSISYNILLSCLGRTRRVKESCQILEQMKRSGCDPDTASYYFVVRVLYLTGRFGKGNQIVDEMIERGLRPERKFYYDLIGVLCGVERVNFALQLFEKMKRSSVGGYGAVYDLLIPKLCKGGNFEKGKELWEEAMSLDVTLSCSTDLLDPSVTEVFKPMKKKEVEDTMVDRRALNLKIHARMSKTKPKLKPKPKRRSKKKKNMGY; this is encoded by the exons ATGAAGTCCACGATCAGATCAAACGCGTTTACGTTGCTAACAAACACTACAAAGCTGACACGTTATTTTTTCTCTCGTCATTTGGTAGATCAATCGAACCATGCATTGACGGAGTTGCAGGAAGTTATTAGGATCGTTTCTTCCCCCATTGGTGGTCTAGATGACCTTGAAGAAAACTTGAACCGGGTTTCCATATCTCCATCATCCAACCTTATTACCCAAGTGATCGAGTCTTGCAAGAACGAGACTTCACCGAGAAGACTGTTGAG GTTTTTCTCCTGGTCGTGTAAAAGCCTAGGTTCTTCTAGTTTACACGACAAGGAATTCAACCATGTCCTCAGAGTTTTGGCTGAGAAGAAAGATCATACAGCTATTCAGATACTCTTATCAGATATCAGGAAGCAGAACCGGGCAATGGACAAGCAAACGTTTAGCATTGTCGCTGAAACTCTGGTTAAGattggtaaagaagaagatgcaataGGTATCTTCAAGATCTTGGACAAGTTTTCATGTCCACAAGATAGCTTCACTGTAACAGCTATTATAAGTGCGCTCTGTTCAAGAGGACATGTGAAGAGAGCATTGGGAGTTATGCATCATCACAAGGATGCAATCTCTGGGAATGAATTGTCTGTGTACAGAAGTCTTTTATTCGGTTGGTCTATACAAAGAAACGTCAAGGAAGCAAGAAGAGTTATACAAGATATGAAATCAGCCGGGATTGCACCTGATTTGTTCTGTTTCAACTCGTTGCTTACATGCCTCTGCGAAAGAAACGTTAACAGAAACCCCTCAGGGCTTGTTCCTGAAGCTTTGAACATTATGTTGGAGATGAAGTCTTACAAAATCCAACCTACATCTATTAGTTACAATATATTGCTCTCCTGTTTGGGAAGGACGAGAAGGGTGAAAGAGTCGTGCCAGATTCTAGAGCAGATGAAGAGATCAGGATGTGATCCTGATACAGCGAGCTACTACTTTGTTGTGAGGGTTTTGTATTTGACAGGAAGGTTTGGTAAAGGCAACCAAATAGTAGACGAGATGATCGAGAGAGGACTGAGACCTGAACGCAAATTCTATTATGATCTTATCGGTGTTCTTTGCGGGGTCGAGCGGGTAAATTTTGCGCTTCAATTgtttgagaagatgaagagaagctCTGTGGGTGGTTATGGTGCGGTTTATGATCTGCTCATACCAAAACTATGTAAAGGAGGAAACTTTGAGAAAGGAAAAGAGCTTTGGGAAGAGGCCATGTCACTTGATGTGACACTTAGTTGCTCTACTGATTTGCTTGATCCATCTGTCACAGAGGTTTTCAAaccaatgaagaagaaagaagtggaGGATACAATGGTGGACCGCCGCGCACTTAACTTGAAGATTCATGCTAGAATGAGCAAAACAAAGCCAAAACTGAAACCGAAACCGAAACGCagaagcaaaaagaagaagaatatggggtattga
- the LOC104762249 gene encoding pentatricopeptide repeat-containing protein At5g61370, mitochondrial-like isoform X1, whose translation MKSTIRSNAFTLLTNTTKLTRYFFSRHLVDQSNHALTELQEVIRIVSSPIGGLDDLEENLNRVSISPSSNLITQVIESCKNETSPRRLLRFFSWSCKSLGSSSLHDKEFNHVLRVLAEKKDHTAIQILLSDIRKQNRAMDKQTFSIVAETLVKIGKEEDAIGIFKILDKFSCPQDSFTVTAIISALCSRGHVKRALGVMHHHKDAISGNELSVYRSLLFGWSIQRNVKEARRVIQDMKSAGIAPDLFCFNSLLTCLCERNVNRNPSGLVPEALNIMLEMKSYKIQPTSISYNILLSCLGRTRRVKESCQILEQMKRSGCDPDTASYYFVVRVLYLTGRFGKGNQIVDEMIERGLRPERKFYYDLIGVLCGVERVNFALQLFEKMKRSSVGGYGAVYDLLIPKLCKGGNFEKGKELWEEAMSLDVTLSCSTDLLDPSVTEVFKPMKKKEVEDTMVDRRALNLKIHARMSKTKPKLKPKPKRRSKKKKNMGY comes from the exons ATGAAGTCCACGATCAGATCAAACGCGTTTACGTTGCTAACAAACACTACAAAGCTGACACGTTATTTTTTCTCTCGTCATTTGGTAGATCAATCGAACCATGCATTGACGGAGTTGCAGGAAGTTATTAGGATCGTTTCTTCCCCCATTGGTGGTCTAGATGACCTTGAAGAAAACTTGAACCGGGTTTCCATATCTCCATCATCCAACCTTATTACCCAAGTGATCGAGTCTTGCAAGAACGAGACTTCACCGAGAAGACTGTTGAGGTTTTTCTCCTGGTCGTGTAAAAGCCTAGGTTCTTCTAGTTTACACGACAAGGAATTCAACCATGTCCTCAGAGTTTTGGCTGAGAAGAAAGATCATACAGCTATTCAGATACTCTTATCAGATATCAGGAAGCAGAACCGGGCAATGGACAAGCAAACGTTTAGCATTGTCGCTGAAACTCTGGTTAAGattggtaaagaagaagatgcaataGGTATCTTCAAGATCTTGGACAAGTTTTCATGTCCACAAGATAGCTTCACTGTAACAGCTATTATAAGTGCGCTCTGTTCAAGAGGACATGTGAAGAGAGCATTGGGAGTTATGCATCATCACAAGGATGCAATCTCTGGGAATGAATTGTCTGTGTACAGAAGTCTTTTATTCGGTTGGTCTATACAAAGAAACGTCAAGGAAGCAAGAAGAGTTATACAAGATATGAAATCAGCCGGGATTGCACCTGATTTGTTCTGTTTCAACTCGTTGCTTACATGCCTCTGCGAAAGAAACGTTAACCGAAACCCCTCAG GGCTTGTTCCTGAAGCTTTGAACATTATGTTGGAGATGAAGTCTTACAAAATCCAACCTACATCTATTAGTTACAATATATTGCTCTCCTGTTTGGGAAGGACGAGAAGGGTGAAAGAGTCGTGCCAGATTCTAGAGCAGATGAAGAGATCAGGATGTGATCCTGATACAGCGAGCTACTACTTTGTTGTGAGGGTTTTGTATTTGACAGGAAGGTTTGGTAAAGGCAACCAAATAGTAGACGAGATGATCGAGAGAGGACTGAGACCTGAACGCAAATTCTATTATGATCTTATCGGTGTTCTTTGCGGGGTCGAGCGGGTAAATTTTGCGCTTCAATTgtttgagaagatgaagagaagctCTGTGGGTGGTTATGGTGCGGTTTATGATCTGCTCATACCAAAACTATGTAAAGGAGGAAACTTTGAGAAAGGAAAAGAGCTTTGGGAAGAGGCCATGTCACTTGATGTGACACTTAGTTGCTCTACTGATTTGCTTGATCCATCTGTCACAGAGGTTTTCAAaccaatgaagaagaaagaagtggaGGATACAATGGTGGACCGCCGCGCACTTAACTTGAAGATTCATGCTAGAATGAGCAAAACAAAGCCAAAACTGAAACCGAAACCGAAACGCagaagcaaaaagaagaagaatatggggtattga
- the LOC104762251 gene encoding two-component response regulator-like APRR1, which translates to MDLNGECKGGDGFIDRSRVRILLCDNDSKSLGEVFTLLSQCSYQVTSVKSARQVIDALNAEGPDIDIILAEIDLPMAKGMKMLRYITRDKDLRRIPVIMMSRQDEVPVVVKCLKLGAADYLVKPLRTNELLNLWTHMWRRRRMLGLAEKNMLSYDFDLVGSDPSDPNTNSTNLFSDDTDDRSHRSTNPQRGNISHQENEWSVAIAPVQAGDGGLGADGTATSSLAVTAIEPSLSHHAGSHHEPMKRNSNPVQCSSVPKKSRLKIGESSAFFTYVKSTVLRTSSQDPPHVNENGSLHLHRGLAEKFQAVASGGIISTKQARKSKETEKTHSQGENLHNGTSYPHSLERSRTLPTSMDFNSRNYQEVNMNTPPAPVAMNRSKDSSQIDGSGFSAQNAYPYYMHGVMNQVMMQSAAMMPQYGHQLPHCPPNHPNGMTGYPYYHHPHPHPHPHPMNTSLQHSQMSLQNGQMSMVHHSWSPAGNHSSNEVRVNKLDRREEALLKFRRKRNQRCFDKKIRYVNRKRLAERRPRVKGQFVRKMNGVNVDLNGQPDSADYDDDEEEEEEEEEENRDSSPQDDALGT; encoded by the exons ATGGATTTGAACGGTGAGTGTAAGGGAGGAGATGGGTTCATTGATAGAAGCAGAGTCAGGATTTTGCTTTGTGACAATGATTCCAagagcttgggagaggtttttACTCTCCTTTCTCAGTGTTCTTACCAGG TGACTTCAGTGAAATCAGCAAGGCAGGTGATTGACGCACTTAATGCAGAGGGACCTGATATCGACATTATACTGGCAGAAATTGATCTCCCAATGGCCAAGGGTATGAAGATGCTGAGGTACATCACACGAGACAAAGATCTTCGGAGGATCCCTGTGATAA tgATGTCGAGGCAAGACGAGGTCCCTGTCGTGGTAAAGTGCTTGAAGCTAGGTGCAGCTGACTACCTTGTGAAGCCTCTTCGGACCAACGAGCTTCTGAACTTGTGGACACACATGTGGAGAAGACGACGCATG CTAGGACTTGCTGAGAAGAATATGTTGAGTTATGATTTTGATCTCGTGGGATCTGATCCAAGTGATCCAAACACAAATAGTACCAACCTGTTCTCTGACGACACAGATGATAGAAGTCACAGGTCCACCAACCCGCAGAGAGGAAATATAAGTCACCAGGAAAATGAG TGGTCTGTTGCTATTGCTCCTGTTCAAGCTGGTGATGGTGGTCTTGGTGCTGATGGAACAGCTACTTCTTCTCTTGCTGTTACTGCTATAGAGCCTTCACTAAGTCATCATGCTGGGTCTCACCATGAACCAATGAAAAGAAATAGTAATCCAG TACAATGTTCTTCAGTTCCAAAGAAAAGTAGATTGAAGATCGGAGAGTCCTCTGCTTTCTTCACATATGTCAAATCTACTGTCCTAAGAACTAGTAGTCAGGATCCTCCTCATGTCAATGAAAATGGCtcacttcatcttcatcgtGGTTTGGCGGAGAAGTTTCAAGCGGTGGCTAGTGGAGGGATCATCAGCACCAAACAAGCCCGCAAAAGTAAAGAGACCGAGAAAACACACTCTCAAGGAGAGAACTTACATAATGGCACCAGCTATCCACATTCCCTTGAGCGGTCACGCACGCTTCCGACATCAATGGACTTTAATAGTAGGAACTACCAAGAAGTAAATATGAATACTCCCCCGGCCCCGGTTGCTATGAACAGAAGTAAGGATTCATCTCAAATTGATGGCTCAGGTTTCTCTGCACAAAATGCTTATCCTTACTATATGCATGGGGTCATGAACCAAGTTATGATGCAATCAGCAGCCATGATGCCTCAGTATGGTCATCAACTTCCTCATTGCCCACCTAATCATCCGAACGGAATGACAGGATATCCTTACTACCACCACCCACACCCACACCCACACCCACACCCAATGAACACATCATTACAGCACAGTCAGATGTCTTTACAGAATGGTCAGATGTCTATGGTTCATCATTCTTGGTCACCAGCAGGAAATCACTCTTCTAATGAGGTGAGGGTGAATAAACTTGACAGAAGAGAGGAAGCTCTACttaaatttagaagaaaaaggaaCCAAAGGTGTTTTGATAAAAAGATTAGGTATGTGAATAGGAAACGCCTTGCTGAGAGGAGACCACGTGTTAAGGGTCAGTTTGTTAGGAAGATGAACGGCGTGAATGTTGATTTGAATGGGCAGCCTGACTCTGCTgactatgatgatgatgaagaggaggaagaagaagaagaagaggagaaccGTGATTCATCTCCTCAGGATGATGCTCTGGGAACTTAG